A single window of Longimicrobiaceae bacterium DNA harbors:
- a CDS encoding Ig-like domain-containing protein, translating to MLRSTPRARIAAAVLVLLLSACRDQSDPLAPTPKPGTPGAPAEPTNLVALDCKGDREAKRVDCTLAQPTAGGANADLIVGNQNTYVTLASTNEAYNSGTGQFTFDVTVKNLIPQPLGTTDGSTLSPNGVRVFFFTGPAATSGTGTVAVVPDGFATFTGAGQPFYQYNQVLATGATSSARTWTLVMPPTVTTFAFQVYVSAPVQFPDGFVKIAPTVTSLRPGTPQALTATVVTAVGNPVPGALVTWGTSDAARATVDGSGGVKPISGGAVTITATSGTRTGNLAATVTGIGRTWNGSVSTAWTDPANWDAPGVGFPSAAPVPTDSALVPGGAPRYPLLAANTFIGGVSVANGGLVSLAGFDLTVADDAATAGTGSITATTGHLVLTGTGCTVAGTVPGLTVTGTYSLSANTTTSAPVLVRGGLLRSAGFLLKQVP from the coding sequence ATGCTGCGCTCCACACCGCGCGCCCGGATTGCCGCCGCCGTGCTCGTGCTGCTGCTCTCCGCGTGCCGCGACCAGTCCGACCCCCTGGCTCCCACGCCCAAGCCCGGCACGCCCGGCGCCCCCGCCGAGCCCACGAACCTGGTGGCGCTGGACTGCAAGGGCGACCGCGAGGCGAAGCGGGTGGACTGCACCCTCGCGCAGCCCACGGCCGGCGGCGCGAACGCCGACCTGATCGTGGGCAACCAGAACACGTACGTCACGCTGGCGTCTACCAACGAGGCGTACAACAGCGGCACGGGCCAGTTCACGTTCGACGTCACGGTGAAGAACCTGATCCCGCAGCCCCTGGGCACCACCGACGGCAGCACGCTGTCGCCCAACGGCGTGCGCGTGTTCTTCTTCACCGGCCCCGCGGCCACGTCGGGGACGGGCACGGTGGCGGTGGTGCCGGACGGCTTCGCGACCTTCACGGGGGCGGGCCAGCCGTTCTACCAGTACAACCAGGTGCTCGCGACCGGCGCGACGTCGTCGGCGCGCACGTGGACGCTGGTGATGCCGCCCACGGTGACGACGTTCGCCTTTCAGGTCTACGTGTCGGCGCCGGTGCAGTTCCCCGACGGCTTCGTGAAGATCGCCCCCACCGTGACGTCCCTGCGCCCGGGCACGCCGCAAGCGCTGACGGCCACCGTGGTCACCGCGGTGGGCAACCCGGTTCCCGGCGCCCTCGTGACGTGGGGCACGTCAGACGCGGCGCGGGCCACCGTGGACGGCTCCGGGGGCGTGAAGCCCATCTCCGGGGGCGCGGTGACCATCACCGCCACCAGCGGCACCCGCACGGGCAACCTGGCCGCGACGGTGACGGGCATCGGGCGCACGTGGAACGGCAGCGTCTCGACCGCGTGGACAGACCCGGCGAACTGGGACGCACCCGGCGTGGGCTTCCCCTCGGCCGCGCCGGTGCCGACTGACTCGGCGCTGGTGCCGGGCGGGGCGCCCCGCTACCCGCTGCTGGCGGCGAACACGTTCATCGGCGGCGTCTCGGTGGCGAACGGCGGGCTTGTGAGCCTCGCCGGGTTCGACCTCACCGTGGCCGACGACGCCGCCACCGCCGGGACCGGCTCGATCACCGCCACCACCGGCCACCTCGTGCTCACCGGCACCGGCTGCACGGTGGCGGGCACGGTGCCGGGGCTCACGGTCACCGGCACGTACTCCCTGTCCGCCAACACGACGACCTCCGCGCCGGTGCTGGTGCGGGGCGGCCTACTGCGCAGCGCGGGCTTCCTCCTCAAGCAGGTTCCCTGA